One genomic window of Ilyobacter polytropus DSM 2926 includes the following:
- a CDS encoding AarF/UbiB family protein codes for MNGISFLRLIKSFYSSKLPDLEKIEKKGLLAVKIAQHYALRVDFIKEEMCYHLSKLYTHSFPAEKKSFSQLVSHDSEILNQFKSLDENPFSSASVGQVHKAVLQNDEVVAVKIIKKDFKNGFIEDIERIEKPIKKIGFLWPKFNRIFNPIGIIENIRNYTLDELDLKNEAKGIEVLRLYKNNFSKEFNLSNLKFPKVYPELSSEKILVTEFIEGETFDSLLNDKKLTYETLLELFRLHSFYIFKIGVFHGDIHPGNVILGKDKNIYLVDCASLSEITLKLKKGLFWFFYYLSRYDYKNAAKYLHEMSTERLDGPVFDEFEKEFLKLYSDFTMATVSEVSLTRRMMETIKMGINFGMNFGDQMFPVIKSLMYLDGMVMRCNPNAILMEDMRNFTVDLEDEMK; via the coding sequence ATGAATGGAATATCATTTTTAAGACTTATTAAATCATTTTATTCTTCTAAACTCCCAGATCTTGAAAAAATCGAAAAAAAGGGCCTTTTAGCTGTAAAAATCGCTCAGCATTATGCTTTAAGAGTTGACTTTATAAAAGAAGAGATGTGTTATCATCTTTCTAAACTTTACACTCACAGTTTCCCAGCAGAAAAAAAGAGTTTTTCCCAACTTGTGTCGCATGATTCTGAAATACTGAATCAGTTTAAATCTTTGGATGAAAACCCTTTTTCTTCTGCCTCAGTGGGACAGGTTCATAAAGCAGTCTTGCAAAATGATGAAGTAGTGGCTGTAAAAATAATAAAAAAAGATTTTAAAAATGGGTTTATAGAGGATATTGAAAGAATTGAAAAACCCATAAAAAAAATTGGGTTTCTCTGGCCAAAATTCAACAGAATATTTAACCCTATTGGGATAATAGAAAATATAAGAAACTATACTCTAGATGAATTAGATCTCAAGAATGAAGCTAAAGGTATAGAGGTATTAAGATTATATAAAAACAATTTTTCAAAGGAGTTTAACCTTTCAAATTTGAAGTTTCCAAAGGTTTATCCAGAGCTTTCAAGTGAAAAAATTTTAGTGACTGAATTTATAGAGGGAGAAACTTTTGACTCTTTGTTAAATGATAAAAAACTTACTTATGAGACTCTTTTAGAGCTTTTTAGACTTCACAGTTTTTATATATTTAAAATAGGCGTTTTTCACGGAGACATACACCCTGGTAACGTCATTTTAGGAAAAGATAAAAACATCTATCTTGTAGATTGTGCTTCTCTCTCTGAAATTACACTAAAATTAAAAAAAGGGTTATTTTGGTTTTTTTATTACCTAAGCCGATACGACTATAAAAATGCAGCAAAATACCTTCATGAGATGTCCACAGAGAGATTGGACGGGCCTGTATTTGATGAGTTTGAAAAGGAATTTTTAAAACTATACAGTGATTTTACCATGGCCACAGTGAGTGAAGTAAGTCTCACACGAAGAATGATGGAAACCATCAAAATGGGGATAAATTTTGGAATGAATTTTGGCGATCAGATGTTCCCGGTAATTAAAAGCCTTATGTATTTAGACGGTATGGTTATGAGATGCAATCCGAATGCTATACTGATGGAAGATATGAGAAATTTTACAGTGGATTTAGAAGATGAAATGAAATAA
- the htpX gene encoding zinc metalloprotease HtpX, with translation MKTLKTFLLMFVMTIILMFFGNILGGQRGMTIALLFSFGMNFFSYWFSDKMVLSMYKAQPLTQDSKVYQIVRRLARNADLPMPKVYIINQSQPNAFATGRNPKHAAVAVTRGLLDILDDNELSGVIAHELGHVNNRDILIGTIAASMAGAITYLAHMARWAAIFGRSDNDRDENPFALIATMILAPIAAMLVQMAISRTREYKADAYGAKVSGNPLYLARALRKLEMSSKRIPMSANPATSHMFIVNPLSAEKMASLFSTHPSTAMRIAKLEEMSENGL, from the coding sequence TTGAAAACTTTAAAAACATTTTTATTAATGTTTGTAATGACTATTATACTGATGTTTTTTGGAAACATTTTAGGCGGACAAAGAGGTATGACCATAGCACTTTTATTTTCATTTGGAATGAACTTTTTTTCATATTGGTTTAGTGACAAGATGGTATTGTCTATGTATAAAGCCCAGCCTTTGACCCAAGACTCAAAGGTATATCAAATCGTAAGAAGGCTTGCAAGAAACGCAGACCTGCCCATGCCTAAGGTATACATTATAAACCAGTCACAGCCAAATGCCTTTGCAACAGGTAGAAATCCTAAACATGCTGCTGTGGCAGTTACAAGAGGTCTACTAGACATTCTTGATGACAATGAACTTTCTGGAGTAATAGCACATGAATTAGGTCATGTTAATAACAGAGATATCCTAATTGGTACTATCGCAGCCTCTATGGCTGGAGCAATTACCTATCTGGCTCATATGGCAAGATGGGCGGCTATCTTTGGAAGAAGCGATAATGACAGAGATGAAAATCCCTTTGCACTTATAGCCACAATGATTTTAGCCCCTATAGCAGCAATGCTTGTGCAGATGGCTATATCAAGAACTCGTGAGTACAAGGCTGATGCCTATGGAGCAAAGGTGAGCGGAAACCCCCTATACCTAGCCAGAGCTCTTAGAAAACTGGAGATGTCTAGTAAAAGAATTCCCATGTCGGCTAATCCTGCAACATCACACATGTTTATCGTAAATCCATTGTCAGCAGAGAAAATGGCTTCGCTTTTCAGCACTCACCCTAGTACTGCAATGCGTATCGCAAAACTTGAAGAGATGTCTGAAAACGGATTATAA
- a CDS encoding cupredoxin domain-containing protein produces MKKIFVLLILLTAILGCTSRESMTKEEISPMYYSLSGKVENGVRIIDVEAYKFGFNPDIIVVNAGDKVRLRLTSLDVVHGFKLEEIGINKRIEPGKDNIVEFYANEIGTYEFRCSVFCGPGHMKMKGWLIVK; encoded by the coding sequence ATGAAAAAAATATTTGTTTTATTGATTTTGCTTACTGCTATTTTAGGGTGTACAAGTAGGGAGTCGATGACAAAAGAGGAAATAAGCCCTATGTATTATAGTTTATCGGGAAAAGTAGAAAATGGAGTTAGAATAATTGATGTTGAGGCTTATAAGTTTGGATTTAATCCCGATATTATAGTTGTAAATGCAGGAGACAAGGTGAGGTTGAGATTAACTTCTTTAGACGTCGTTCATGGGTTTAAACTTGAAGAAATCGGAATAAATAAGAGAATAGAACCTGGGAAAGATAATATTGTAGAGTTTTATGCCAATGAAATAGGAACTTATGAATTCAGATGTTCTGTGTTCTGTGGACCTGGACATATGAAAATGAAGGGCTGGCTTATAGTAAAGTAA
- a CDS encoding iron-containing alcohol dehydrogenase yields MKNFNYNIPTKVLFGKGKAEKLGSEVNKYTSKVLLVYGMSSIKKSGLYDLIKKQLTDFNIKCFELAGVDPNPRIESVYEGAKICKENNIGLVLAAGGGSVIDCAKAIAVQAKYEGDVWQDLYVDSKLGELRDALPVASILTLAATGSEMNGNSVISKMETNEKLAIGHGKLRPVFSILDPTYTFTVNKFHTAAGVVDIMSHVFEQYFSPDKRGYLQSRLMEGILKTAVHFGPIALKDPKDYEARANLMWSSSLALNGMMSCGKESTDWATHAMEHELSAQYDITHGMGLGILTPYWMDYVLSEENAHRFVDYAKNVWGIEGDSEMSVARKAIDKTREFFTSLGIPKTLTEVGIDHEKFEIMAEKAVKNGPLGTMKALEKEDVLEIYTMAL; encoded by the coding sequence ATGAAAAATTTTAATTACAATATTCCGACAAAGGTGCTTTTTGGAAAGGGAAAAGCCGAGAAATTAGGATCTGAAGTAAATAAATACACTTCTAAAGTCCTTCTTGTATACGGAATGTCAAGCATAAAAAAATCTGGGCTTTATGATCTTATTAAAAAACAGCTTACTGATTTTAATATCAAATGTTTTGAACTGGCAGGAGTAGATCCGAATCCAAGAATAGAAAGTGTCTATGAGGGAGCAAAGATATGTAAAGAAAATAATATAGGACTGGTGTTAGCTGCCGGTGGTGGAAGTGTAATTGACTGTGCAAAAGCTATAGCTGTGCAGGCTAAATACGAAGGAGACGTCTGGCAGGACTTATATGTAGACAGTAAGCTCGGTGAACTACGTGATGCATTACCAGTAGCCTCTATACTTACTCTCGCAGCTACAGGAAGTGAAATGAACGGAAACTCTGTCATCTCCAAAATGGAGACGAATGAAAAACTTGCAATTGGTCACGGAAAGCTAAGACCTGTCTTCTCCATACTTGATCCGACTTATACATTTACAGTTAATAAATTTCATACTGCAGCTGGGGTTGTAGATATTATGAGTCATGTTTTTGAGCAGTATTTCTCCCCAGACAAGAGAGGGTACCTTCAGAGCAGACTTATGGAAGGAATATTAAAGACTGCAGTTCACTTTGGTCCTATAGCTTTAAAAGATCCAAAAGATTATGAAGCCAGGGCAAATCTCATGTGGTCAAGTTCTCTGGCTTTAAACGGAATGATGTCTTGCGGTAAAGAGTCAACAGATTGGGCCACTCACGCCATGGAACATGAGCTAAGTGCCCAGTATGATATTACCCACGGGATGGGACTAGGGATACTGACACCGTACTGGATGGATTATGTGCTTTCTGAAGAAAATGCTCACAGATTTGTAGATTATGCCAAAAATGTATGGGGTATAGAGGGTGACTCTGAGATGAGTGTTGCGAGAAAAGCCATAGATAAAACAAGAGAGTTTTTTACATCCTTGGGAATTCCGAAAACATTGACTGAAGTTGGGATAGATCATGAAAAATTTGAAATAATGGCAGAAAAAGCTGTAAAAAACGGCCCTCTTGGTACTATGAAGGCTCTTGAAAAGGAAGATGTATTAGAGATATACACAATGGCACTATAA
- a CDS encoding acyl-CoA thioesterase has product MFISKYQVRISDINYGGHMGNERALVAFQQARIEWLKTIGLSEISIGEDKGLIQRRANVEYLREISLGDILNIKIYPVEIRGSYFVLSHEVTNQEGVKVLTGNVTLGSFDYSDKKLAKIPNTLKKILEKEKSQNDRV; this is encoded by the coding sequence ATGTTTATAAGTAAATATCAAGTGAGAATATCGGATATAAACTACGGAGGGCATATGGGAAATGAAAGGGCTTTAGTGGCATTTCAGCAAGCAAGAATCGAATGGTTAAAAACTATAGGCCTGTCAGAGATCAGTATCGGTGAGGATAAAGGCTTAATACAAAGAAGGGCCAATGTAGAGTACCTTAGGGAAATTTCCTTAGGAGATATTTTAAATATTAAAATTTATCCTGTAGAGATAAGGGGAAGTTATTTCGTCCTTTCACATGAAGTAACCAACCAAGAGGGTGTTAAAGTATTGACTGGAAACGTAACTCTTGGATCTTTTGACTATAGTGATAAAAAACTGGCCAAAATTCCAAATACTTTGAAAAAAATACTCGAAAAAGAAAAATCACAAAACGATAGGGTTTGA
- a CDS encoding NAD(P)/FAD-dependent oxidoreductase — protein MKVAINNIMVSIEKDQKKALIKEIEKRGIRKNNIGHIEYEKKSIDSRKKKDIKLVYNISVTLEKELDLNRLNNVSLINEKIFPKRKVKDNMGKIAIIGTGPAGLFAALRLCEYGYEPLIFERGKKVDERHKSVDLFYTMDQLDEDSNIQFGEGGAGTYSDGKLNTRIKSEYINKVFKELVDHGAQKEIMWDYKPHVGTDVLKDVVKNLREKIISMGGKFYFETKMTDIDVINGKIKKIEIQNKNKSRESIEVDHLLLCIGHSARDTYQMLHERGIYMENKAFAVGARIEHPRADIDRMQYGDYADHPLLGAATYNMAYNNKAEERGIFSFCMCPGGEIVNAASENGGTLVNGMSNSTRDGEFSNSALVVAVKENEFGEELFSGMKFQRELEKKAYDTISNYGALYQRAEDFLKNQKSSMEIESSYKMRLESHNLNDFFPEFISRNMKMALEHWGKNKYFLSPRANLIGPETRTSAPVRITRKESGDSVSVQGVYPVGEGAGYAGGIMSAAVDGLKIVDLVFTEVIE, from the coding sequence ATGAAAGTCGCAATAAATAATATAATGGTTTCAATAGAAAAAGATCAGAAGAAAGCCCTTATTAAAGAAATCGAAAAACGTGGAATAAGAAAAAATAATATAGGCCATATAGAATATGAAAAAAAATCTATAGACAGCAGAAAGAAAAAAGATATCAAGCTTGTGTATAATATCTCTGTAACACTTGAAAAAGAACTGGATCTAAATAGGCTGAATAACGTCTCCCTGATAAATGAAAAAATCTTTCCTAAAAGAAAAGTAAAAGATAATATGGGGAAGATAGCCATTATTGGAACAGGCCCTGCTGGACTTTTTGCAGCTTTAAGGTTATGTGAATATGGCTATGAACCTCTTATCTTTGAAAGAGGGAAAAAAGTAGATGAAAGACATAAGTCAGTGGATCTTTTTTATACTATGGACCAGCTAGATGAGGACTCTAATATACAGTTTGGAGAGGGAGGAGCCGGGACCTATTCTGACGGTAAGCTTAATACGAGGATAAAAAGTGAGTATATAAACAAGGTGTTTAAGGAACTGGTGGATCACGGGGCTCAAAAAGAGATTATGTGGGACTATAAACCTCACGTGGGTACTGATGTGTTAAAAGATGTGGTAAAAAACCTCAGGGAGAAGATTATATCAATGGGAGGTAAATTTTATTTTGAGACTAAGATGACGGATATAGATGTGATAAACGGTAAGATCAAAAAGATTGAAATTCAGAATAAAAATAAGAGCAGGGAGAGTATAGAGGTGGATCACCTTCTTCTCTGCATAGGGCATTCGGCACGAGATACATATCAGATGCTTCACGAAAGGGGCATATATATGGAGAACAAGGCCTTTGCAGTTGGAGCACGTATAGAGCATCCTAGAGCTGATATAGACAGAATGCAGTATGGTGATTATGCAGATCACCCTCTTTTGGGAGCGGCCACATACAATATGGCTTATAATAATAAGGCTGAAGAAAGAGGAATATTTTCTTTTTGTATGTGCCCTGGAGGAGAGATTGTCAATGCAGCCTCAGAAAATGGAGGGACTCTTGTTAACGGAATGAGTAATTCCACAAGAGATGGAGAATTTTCCAACTCTGCTTTGGTGGTCGCCGTAAAAGAGAACGAATTTGGAGAAGAACTTTTCTCTGGGATGAAGTTTCAGAGAGAACTTGAAAAAAAGGCCTATGATACTATCTCAAACTACGGAGCCCTTTATCAGAGGGCAGAAGATTTTCTGAAAAACCAAAAAAGCAGCATGGAGATAGAGTCTAGCTATAAAATGAGGCTAGAATCCCATAATTTAAATGATTTTTTCCCTGAGTTTATCAGTAGAAATATGAAAATGGCTTTAGAACACTGGGGGAAAAATAAATACTTTCTTTCACCAAGAGCAAATCTAATCGGACCAGAGACTAGAACCTCTGCTCCTGTAAGGATTACCAGAAAAGAATCTGGAGACTCTGTAAGTGTCCAAGGTGTCTACCCTGTAGGAGAGGGTGCTGGTTATGCCGGAGGGATAATGAGTGCCGCTGTTGACGGCTTGAAAATAGTGGATTTAGTTTTTACAGAGGTAATTGAATAG
- a CDS encoding CGGC domain-containing protein, producing the protein MNIKLVAIIQCEKAKNRCSGYACSDSFYKKINSFSEYNNKTQYLSFTCGGCNGKGVGPKISNLVRRMPKLADIKKNEIAVHLSSCITFDNRHSDRCPNVDFMKSIINKAGIETIIEGSYISKKAQIKRELGTYKKHEVNNESRNK; encoded by the coding sequence TTGAATATAAAATTAGTAGCAATAATTCAGTGTGAAAAAGCAAAAAATAGATGCAGTGGATATGCATGTTCTGATTCATTTTATAAAAAAATAAATTCATTTAGTGAATATAACAATAAAACTCAATACCTCTCTTTTACATGCGGAGGTTGTAACGGAAAAGGAGTTGGTCCAAAGATAAGTAACCTAGTGAGAAGAATGCCAAAGTTAGCAGATATAAAAAAGAATGAAATTGCTGTTCATCTTTCTTCGTGTATAACATTTGATAACCGTCATTCAGATAGGTGTCCAAATGTGGACTTTATGAAGTCAATAATAAACAAAGCAGGAATAGAAACAATAATAGAAGGATCTTATATAAGTAAAAAAGCCCAGATAAAAAGAGAATTGGGAACATATAAAAAACATGAGGTGAATAATGAAAGTCGCAATAAATAA
- a CDS encoding ATP-binding protein translates to MPWKRKNFENIFIVCVITIFMGQIYMSPFSSWFRFSIAGVVLPIALLFFSDIPIFITCVIIGFFIPFFRAFVEFLNVSDISYIDAFHKYLPTIGYYVMYALLFMALDIRNKKNKFSIFILSMWICDSTSNILELSIRNIWWDFPFKVAIFQAILVGFVRAFVVYLFYNFVLYVKNRYDKDKKDKEYKESLIFVSKLKTEVFFLKKSIDDIEHTMEKSYLLYDELKDAELKNYALEISRNIHEIKKDYFRVVTGIESTLETEMEERNFTMNLFDVLKIIEDSTRKILNSVDKDIYLKFDVKKNIKLINYLPLISLINNLIINSIEAIDKNGLITVEGTTENKNLVITVTDNGPGIEKEDLKLIFQPGFSTKYDLVSGKMSTGIGLSHVKNLVDEYYQGELCCDSIQNVFTSFTIKIPVTNLI, encoded by the coding sequence TTGCCTTGGAAAAGGAAAAATTTTGAAAATATATTTATTGTTTGTGTAATAACAATATTTATGGGACAGATATATATGAGTCCCTTTTCATCATGGTTTAGGTTTTCTATCGCAGGAGTTGTACTGCCTATTGCTTTATTATTTTTTTCGGATATACCTATTTTTATTACATGTGTGATCATAGGGTTCTTTATCCCATTTTTCAGAGCTTTTGTAGAATTTCTAAATGTTTCTGATATTTCATATATAGATGCTTTTCATAAATATCTGCCAACCATAGGATATTATGTAATGTATGCCCTTTTATTTATGGCTTTGGACATAAGAAATAAAAAAAATAAATTCTCTATATTTATTCTGAGTATGTGGATCTGTGATTCAACATCAAATATTTTAGAGTTGTCTATTAGAAACATTTGGTGGGATTTTCCATTTAAAGTGGCCATATTTCAGGCTATTCTAGTTGGATTTGTAAGAGCCTTTGTAGTTTATCTTTTTTATAACTTTGTTCTCTATGTAAAAAACAGATATGATAAAGATAAAAAAGATAAGGAATATAAAGAATCTCTTATTTTTGTTTCAAAACTTAAAACAGAGGTTTTCTTTTTAAAAAAATCAATAGATGACATTGAACACACTATGGAGAAAAGTTACCTTTTATATGATGAACTTAAAGATGCTGAACTGAAAAACTATGCCCTTGAAATTTCAAGAAATATACATGAGATAAAAAAAGATTACTTTAGAGTAGTTACCGGAATAGAGAGTACCCTAGAAACAGAGATGGAAGAGCGAAACTTCACTATGAATCTTTTTGATGTGTTGAAGATCATAGAAGACAGTACAAGAAAAATCCTTAATTCTGTAGATAAAGATATCTACCTCAAGTTTGATGTCAAAAAAAATATAAAACTTATAAATTATCTCCCTTTAATATCGTTGATTAATAACCTTATTATAAATTCAATTGAGGCAATTGACAAAAACGGCCTCATAACAGTAGAGGGAACAACTGAAAATAAAAATCTTGTGATCACAGTTACTGACAACGGACCGGGTATTGAAAAAGAAGATTTAAAACTTATCTTCCAACCGGGATTTTCCACCAAATATGACTTGGTCTCAGGAAAGATGTCCACTGGAATAGGGTTGTCACACGTGAAGAACTTGGTAGATGAATACTATCAGGGGGAATTATGCTGCGATAGTATTCAAAATGTCTTTACTTCATTTACCATAAAAATCCCAGTTACCAATCTAATATAA
- a CDS encoding response regulator: MNFYIVDDDPGIQKILKNILIKNKLGEIVGTANEGAKAIEDIKSLKPDIVLADLLLPKVDGIGIVNALRNTDIDTNFIMISEVRSPEMISRAYESGVEFFITKPINVVEVLSVIKKVQEKIKMSNVIASFESAFKSMDILRNNPQKTETEKTDIKKEINIVLGELGILGDLGCNDISDGILWIKDQSDKSKQQYKLSDVYTFLRSVHEKNEGIEINTSTIEQRIRRTISKVLQNISNLGIEDYGNEIFLKYSGTIFDFKEVRKQMDFERGKSPYCGKISVKKFFEGILLMLKI; the protein is encoded by the coding sequence ATGAATTTTTATATAGTCGATGACGATCCCGGAATACAGAAAATATTAAAGAATATATTGATCAAAAATAAACTCGGTGAGATCGTAGGGACAGCAAATGAAGGAGCAAAGGCTATAGAGGATATCAAAAGTTTAAAACCCGATATTGTGTTGGCCGATCTACTTCTTCCAAAGGTTGACGGAATAGGAATTGTTAACGCTCTTAGAAACACAGATATTGACACAAATTTTATAATGATCTCTGAAGTTCGTTCTCCTGAGATGATCTCTAGAGCCTACGAAAGCGGGGTAGAGTTTTTTATAACTAAGCCTATAAATGTGGTAGAGGTCCTTTCTGTAATAAAAAAGGTTCAAGAAAAAATTAAAATGTCAAATGTAATAGCTTCTTTTGAAAGTGCCTTTAAAAGTATGGATATTCTCCGAAACAATCCACAAAAGACAGAGACTGAGAAAACCGATATCAAAAAAGAGATAAATATAGTTTTGGGGGAACTTGGTATTTTAGGAGATCTTGGCTGTAATGATATTTCCGACGGAATTTTATGGATAAAGGATCAATCTGACAAATCCAAACAACAGTATAAGCTTTCTGATGTATATACTTTTCTAAGGTCAGTCCATGAAAAGAACGAAGGAATAGAGATAAATACAAGCACAATAGAACAAAGAATCCGAAGGACTATAAGTAAAGTTCTCCAGAATATTTCTAATCTGGGTATAGAGGACTATGGAAATGAGATATTTTTAAAGTATTCAGGAACTATTTTTGATTTTAAAGAAGTTCGTAAACAAATGGATTTTGAAAGAGGTAAATCTCCCTACTGTGGAAAAATCAGTGTAAAAAAGTTCTTTGAAGGTATTTTACTGATGCTAAAAATTTAG
- a CDS encoding dicarboxylate/amino acid:cation symporter, which yields MKKMQLTTKIFIGLLLGAIIGAMLYPVREVPFVNDYVIGFAFHLMGRIFMNAIKMMVVPLVFFSLIMGTASMKDIKKLGRIGTKTLGFYLTTTAIAITIALGLANIVNPGKGLDLGTVEKSAFAIKESKSFVNVLIDMVPTNPVAAMANGNMLQIIIFAILCGVSLTLMGEKGERLKDICSEINDLVLKLVEIIMLFAPIGVFGLIGKTFATLGYDAMKPLFVYMLTVLAALLIHAIITYQGLLFAFARYNPITFFKKFAPAISVAFSTSSSGATIPVTMDTLLTRFKVPEDITSFTIPLGATVNMDGTAIMQGVATVFIAQVYGVNLGPADYLAVILTATLASVGTAGVPGVGLIMLSMVLTQVGIPVEGIGLIMGVDRILDMTRTAVNITGDAVCTLIVAKTEGELLTAEELEVA from the coding sequence ATGAAAAAAATGCAGCTGACAACAAAAATTTTCATCGGCCTGCTTCTAGGAGCAATTATTGGAGCTATGCTTTATCCTGTGAGAGAAGTTCCATTTGTAAATGACTATGTTATAGGATTTGCTTTCCATCTAATGGGCAGAATCTTTATGAATGCTATAAAAATGATGGTTGTACCACTAGTTTTCTTTTCACTAATCATGGGAACTGCTTCAATGAAGGATATCAAAAAACTCGGTAGAATAGGTACTAAAACTCTTGGTTTCTATCTGACAACAACTGCAATTGCTATCACTATCGCACTTGGACTTGCGAACATTGTTAACCCTGGTAAAGGATTGGATCTAGGAACTGTAGAAAAATCAGCCTTTGCAATAAAAGAATCGAAATCATTTGTTAATGTTCTAATTGATATGGTTCCTACTAACCCAGTAGCTGCAATGGCAAACGGTAATATGCTTCAAATAATCATCTTTGCTATTTTATGTGGTGTTTCTCTAACTCTTATGGGTGAAAAAGGGGAGAGATTAAAGGATATCTGCTCTGAAATCAACGACCTCGTTCTTAAGCTTGTAGAAATTATCATGTTATTTGCACCAATTGGTGTTTTCGGACTTATAGGTAAAACTTTTGCAACTCTTGGATACGATGCCATGAAGCCACTTTTCGTTTATATGCTTACTGTCTTAGCAGCTTTATTGATCCATGCAATCATTACTTATCAAGGATTACTCTTTGCTTTTGCAAGATATAACCCTATTACATTCTTTAAGAAATTTGCACCTGCAATATCTGTAGCTTTCTCTACATCAAGTAGTGGTGCTACTATTCCAGTAACAATGGATACTCTTTTGACAAGATTTAAAGTACCTGAGGATATAACTTCTTTCACTATCCCACTTGGAGCAACTGTAAACATGGATGGAACTGCTATAATGCAGGGAGTCGCTACAGTATTTATCGCTCAGGTATACGGTGTAAACCTTGGCCCTGCTGACTATCTAGCTGTTATACTTACGGCCACTCTAGCTTCTGTTGGTACTGCTGGTGTTCCTGGTGTAGGACTAATCATGCTGTCTATGGTTCTTACTCAAGTAGGAATTCCTGTAGAAGGTATAGGTCTAATCATGGGGGTTGACAGAATCCTAGACATGACTAGAACTGCGGTTAACATCACTGGAGACGCTGTTTGTACTCTAATCGTTGCAAAAACAGAAGGAGAACTTCTTACTGCAGAAGAGTTAGAAGTAGCATAA
- a CDS encoding nitroreductase family protein, with amino-acid sequence MMIVNEEKCIGCGLCVKDCFPKDIELIDKKAKINNVTCFKCGHCIAVCPTDAVTTDEFDMSEVIEYDKEKFQVDPNNLLNFIKFRRSIRQFKDKEVEEEKLSKIIEAGRFTETAANMQDVSYIVVREGLQELRRLTLETLNDIGNKILSNITPENIIYVKYAKLWVKMYEKYKENPDKEDELFFNAPAVIVVTANFQINGVLASSNMELMTNALDLGALFSGFFVRAAEGNKKIRELLGIKEGKEVATCMIIGYPDIKYKRTVPRKSPKISWK; translated from the coding sequence ATGATGATTGTAAACGAAGAAAAATGTATAGGGTGTGGGCTTTGTGTTAAAGACTGCTTTCCAAAGGATATAGAGTTGATAGATAAAAAAGCCAAGATTAACAATGTAACATGCTTTAAATGTGGTCATTGTATTGCTGTTTGTCCAACAGATGCAGTTACTACAGATGAATTTGATATGTCAGAAGTCATTGAGTATGATAAGGAAAAATTCCAGGTAGACCCTAATAATTTGTTAAATTTCATAAAATTCAGAAGGAGCATAAGGCAGTTTAAAGACAAAGAGGTAGAGGAAGAAAAGCTTTCTAAAATTATAGAGGCTGGAAGATTTACAGAAACAGCCGCAAATATGCAGGATGTTTCTTATATTGTTGTTAGAGAAGGTTTACAGGAACTGAGGAGATTAACGTTAGAAACTCTAAATGATATAGGAAATAAAATTTTATCCAATATAACTCCAGAAAATATAATATATGTGAAGTATGCAAAACTTTGGGTAAAGATGTATGAGAAATACAAAGAAAATCCAGATAAAGAAGATGAGCTATTCTTTAATGCACCTGCTGTTATAGTTGTAACTGCAAACTTTCAAATCAACGGTGTTTTAGCGTCTTCAAATATGGAGCTTATGACAAACGCTCTAGATCTCGGAGCTCTATTTAGCGGCTTTTTTGTTAGGGCTGCAGAAGGAAATAAAAAGATAAGAGAGTTACTTGGAATAAAAGAAGGAAAAGAAGTTGCAACATGCATGATCATAGGTTATCCAGATATAAAATATAAAAGAACAGTCCCTCGAAAGTCTCCTAAAATATCGTGGAAATAA